The Candidatus Hydrogenedentota bacterium genome contains the following window.
GCGTTTAGGGCGCCAAGTCCGAAAAGCAGCAGGGCCAGCATGGCAAATCCTCCGAGCGGGTCGCGGGGGTCAGGCGACGCGCCTGCCGAGGCGTTCCCGGTATTGGTCGAAGATGACGGCGGCAACGATGACCAGCCCCGTGACGAGGCGCTTGGTGGGCTCCTGCGCGCCGATTTGGGCGAGTCCCACGCCGAGGACGGAGATGATGAGGACGCCGAAGAAGGAGCGAACCACGGAGCCGCGTCCGCCCATGAGGCTGGTGCCGCCGATGACCACGGCGGCGATGGCCTGAAGCTCCATGCCCGCCCCGGCGTTCGGGTCGGCGGAGGCGAGGCGCGAGCACTGGATGACCGCGCCGAGCCCGGCCAGCAGGCCGCTGAGGCCGAAGACGGCGATCTTGACGGGGCGCGGGTTGATGCCCGAGAGGCGCACCACCTCCTCGTTCGCGCCGATGGCGAGCATGTGCCGCCCGAAGACGGTGCGCGTGAGGACGAGCTGCCCAACGGCGACGACCGCCAGCGCGAGGAGGAAGGGGAGCGAGAAGCCGAGGATGTGGGCGTCGCCGACGCGCTCGATGGCGGCGCCGATGTACATGGTCTGCGAGTTGGTGGCGAGGTAGGCGCCGCCCCGCGCCATTTCCAGCATGCCCAGGGTGACGATGAACGAGGGCAGGGACCACCGGGCCGAAACGAAGCCGTTGACCAGGCCGCAGCCCAGCCCGGCGGCGAGGCAGAGGCCCAGTGCGGGCAGGAGGGGCCATTCCCAGCGGACGAGGGCGACGCCCAGGGCCGCGCCGCTGAGGGCGAGAATGGAGCCGACGGAGAGGTCAATGCCCGCGATGATGAGGACATAGGTCATGCCGACAGCCACGACAATGGCCGAGGGAATCTGGTTGACGGTCATGAAGAAGGTCTGCCGGGTGAGGAAGTTGTCCGCCGCCGCCGAAAAAATGCCGACCAGCGCGGCCAGGACCAGCAGCATGCCGAGATAGTCCGCCGCCATGCGCCGCCAGTCCACGCCCCGGAACAGGGCCCCCATGCCGCTCATTTGGCGGCCAGGGTTTCCGCGGTGACGAGGTCCACCGCCGTCTCGATGTCGGCGGGTGCGGCCTCGCCGCGCAGCACTTGGAGCGCAAACTCGATGCCGAAGACCGCGAGCTGGTCCGCGTGCTGGTCCACGGTGCAGAGAATCTGGCCGTCCAGGATGAGCTGCTGGACGGCGGAGATGCCGTCATAACCGA
Protein-coding sequences here:
- a CDS encoding ABC transporter permease, giving the protein MSGMGALFRGVDWRRMAADYLGMLLVLAALVGIFSAAADNFLTRQTFFMTVNQIPSAIVVAVGMTYVLIIAGIDLSVGSILALSGAALGVALVRWEWPLLPALGLCLAAGLGCGLVNGFVSARWSLPSFIVTLGMLEMARGGAYLATNSQTMYIGAAIERVGDAHILGFSLPFLLALAVVAVGQLVLTRTVFGRHMLAIGANEEVVRLSGINPRPVKIAVFGLSGLLAGLGAVIQCSRLASADPNAGAGMELQAIAAVVIGGTSLMGGRGSVVRSFFGVLIISVLGVGLAQIGAQEPTKRLVTGLVIVAAVIFDQYRERLGRRVA